A region from the Malus domestica chromosome 07, GDT2T_hap1 genome encodes:
- the LOC103438571 gene encoding elongation factor 1-beta 2-like: MAITFSDLYTDAGLKALDEFLAGKSYISGDKLTLDDIKVYAAVLEKPAGSYANVSKWYDAVSSQLASTFPGKAAGVRVSSGKAGAAAPAPAAAAGGDDDDDLDLFGDETEEDKKAEAELAAAKKASTKKKESGKSSVLLDVKPWDDETDMKKLEEAVRSVEMEGLFWGASKLVSVGYGIKKLQIMLTIVDDLVSVDDLIEEQLTVEPRNEYIQSCDIVAFNKI, translated from the exons ATGGCCATCACCTTCTCAGATCTCTACACCGATGCCGGTCTCAAAGCCCTCGACGAGTTCCTTGCCGGCAAATCTTACATCTCCGG AGACAAGCTGACTTTGGATGACATCAAGGTGTACGCCGCCGTGTTGGAGAAGCCCGCCGGTTCTTATGCCAATGTGAGCAAGTGGTACGACGCCGTTTCGTCCCAACTCGCTTCCACCTTCCCCGGCAAGGCTGCCGGAGTGAGAGTCAGCAGCGGCAAGGCTGGGGCTGCTGCTCCCGCTCCCGCTGCCGCCGCTGGAGGCGATGACGATGACGATTTGGACCTCTTTGGCGACGAGACTGAGGAGGACAAGAAGGCCGAGGCGGAGTTGGCGGCAGCCAAAAAGGCGTCTACCAAGAAGAAGGAGAGTGGAAAATCCTCCGTTCTTTTGGATGTCAAGCCTTGGGACGATGAGACTGACATGAAGAAGCTCGAGGAGGCTGTTCGGAGTGTCGAGATGGAGGGTCTCTTCTGGGGCGCATCGAAATTGGTTTCCGTTGGTTACGGCATCAAAAAGTTGCAGATCATGCTCACCATTGTCGATGACCTTGTTTCCGTCGATGACCTCATCGAAGAGCAGCTTACCGTTGAGCCCCGCAACGAGTATATCCAGAGCTGCGACATTGTTGCCTTCAACAAAATTTAA
- the LOC103420503 gene encoding pentatricopeptide repeat-containing protein At1g11290, chloroplastic yields MSSQLLSFIPLHPITNTITPPLPPPPPPTPSRLRPPIATPKSQTFHTLSQRTHIPSHVYKHPAAILLELCTSVQELNQIIPLIIKNGLYNEHLFQTKLVSLFCNYGCPNEAARVFDTVEDKLEVFYHTLLKGYAKNSSLGDAFSFFCRMKYDGVKPVVYNFTYLLKVCGDNADLRRGKEIHGDLISSGFASNLFAMTAVVNLYAKCRQVDEAYKMFDRMPERDLVSWNTIVAGYAQNGLAKIAMELVIRMQEEGQKPDPITLVTLLPAVADFGSLIIGKSIHAYVVRAGFESHVNLSTALVDMYSKCGSVGTARLIFNRMKHKTVVSWNSMIDGYVQNEDPKEAMEVFQKMLDQGFEPTNVTIMEALHACADLGDLERGMFVHKLLDQMKLGSDVSVMNSLISMYSKCKRVDIAAKIFNKLQGKTPVSWNAMILGYAQNGRVSEALSHFCEMHSQNIKPDSFTMVSVIPAIAELSVTRQAKWIHGLVIRKCFDKNVFVMTALVDMYAKCGAVHTARKLFDMMDERHVTTWNAMIDGYGTNGLGKAAVNLFNEMKKGAIKPNDITFLCVISACSHSGLVEEGLQYFASLKEDYGLEPAMDHYGAMVDLLGRAGRLNEAWDFIQNMPMEPGITVFGAMLGACRIHKNIELGEKAADKIFELNPADGGYHVLLANIYQTASLWDKVAKVRTMMEKKGLQKTPGCSLVDLKNEVHTFYSGSTSHPQSKRIYTFLDTLGDEIKAAGYVPDTNSIHDVEADVKEQLLNSHSEKLAIAFGLLNTTPGATIHIRKNLRVCGDCHNATKYISLVTRREIIVRDMHRFHHFKNGTCSCGDYW; encoded by the coding sequence ATGAGCTCACAGCTCTTATCTTTCATACCTCTACACCCCATAACCAACACCATAACGCCGCCACTtccaccaccaccgccaccaacTCCGTCTCGACTCCGCCCTCCAATCGCAACCCCAAAATCACAAACCTTTCACACCCTTTCCCAACGAACCCACATTCCTTCTCATGTCTACAAGCACCCTGCAGCCATCCTCCTCGAGCTCTGCACTTCCGTGCAAGAACTCAATCAAATCATCCCCCTCATCATCAAGAACGGTCTCTACAACGAGCACTTGTTCCAGACTAAGCTTGTCAGCTTGTTCTGCAACTATGGCTGCCCCAATGAGGCCGCTCGGGTTTTCGACACCGTTGAGGACAAACTCGAGGTCTTTTACCACACTCTGCTCAAAGGGTATGCCAAGAACTCGTCTTTAGGTGACGCCTTTTCGTTCTTTTGTCGAATGAAGTATGATGGTGTTAAACCTGTTGTGTATAATTTTACATATTTGTTGAAAGTTTGTGGTGACAATGCTGATCTTAGGAGGGGAAAAGAGATTCATGGGGATCTAATTAGTAGTGGGTTTGCCTCAAATTTGTTTGCGATGACCGCGGTTGTGAATCTGTATGCGAAATGTAGGCAGGTTGATGAGGCATATAAGATGTTTGATAGAATGCCTGAGAGAGACTTGGTTTCTTGGAATACCATTGTTGCTGGTTATGCCCAAAATGGGTTGGCAAAGATAGCTATGGAGTTGGTTATACGGATGCAGGAGGAAGGTCAGAAGCCTGATCCGATCACGTTGGTCACCCTTTTGCCTGCTGTTGCTGATTTTGGGTCTTTGATAATTGGAAAATCAATTCATGCGTATGTTGTAAGAGCTGGTTTCGAATCGCATGTAAACCTTTCTACTGCTCTTGTAGACATGTATTCAAAATGTGGATCGGTGGGGACTGCTCGGTTGATTTTCAATAGGATGAAGCACAAGACTGTTGTTTCTTGGAATTCCATGATAGACGGGTACGTACAAAATGAGGACCCCAAGGAGGCAATGGAGGTTTTCCAGAAGATGTTGGATCAAGGCTTTGAACCAACAAATGTTACTATAATGGAAGCTTTGCATGCTTGTGCTGATTTGGGAGATCTTGAGCGAGGAATGTTCGTGCATAAATTATTGGATCAGATGAAACTCGGATCTGATGTTTCGGTCATGAACTCTTTGATATCCATGTATTCGAAGTGTAAGCGAGTTGACATTGCTGCAAAAATATTTAACAAGTTGCAGGGTAAGACCCCAGTCTCATGGAATGCCATGATATTAGGTTATGCGCAGAATGGGCGCGTCAGCGAGGCTTTAAGTCACTTTTGCGAGATGCATTCGCAAAATATAAAACCAGATTCATTTACAATGGTGAGTGTCATCCCTGCTATCGCGGAGCTATCAGTTACACGACAGGCTAAGTGGATTCATGGACTTGtaataagaaaatgttttgacaAAAACGTTTTTGTGATGACTGCCCTtgttgacatgtatgcaaaatgtGGAGCTGTGCACACTGCGAGAAAACTTTTTGACATGATGGATGAGCGGCATGTGACGACATGGAACGCTATGATTGATGGATATGGAACAAATGGGCTCGGAAAAGCTGCTGTGAATCTGTTCAATGAAATGAAAAAAGGAGCAATAAAGCCAAATGATATAACGTTCCTATGTGTGATCTCTGCTTGCAGTCACTCGGGTTTAGTGGAAGAGGGTCTACAATACTTTGCAAGCCTGAAAGAAGATTATGGCTTGGAGCCTGCAATGGATCACTACGGGGCCATGGTTGATCTCCTTGGTCGAGCTGGCCGGCTAAATGAGGCTTGGGATTTTATTCAAAATATGCCTATGGAGCCTGGTATCACCGTCTTCGGAGCCATGTTGGGGGCTTGCAGAATTCATAAAAATATAGAGTTGGGGGAAAAGGCAGCAGATAAGATATTTGAGTTAAATCCTGCGGATGGCGGGTATCATGTTTTGCTTGCTAACATATATCAAACAGCTTCATTGTGGGACAAAGTGGCCAAAGTGCGAACGATGATGGAGAAGAAAGGGCTCCAGAAAACCCCAGGCTGCAGTTTAGTGGATTTGAAGAACGAGGTTCACACTTTCTATTCCGGAAGCACAAGCCATCCCCAATCCAAAAGAATCTATACTTTTCTGGACACACTGGGAGATGAGATCAAGGCGGCTGGTTATGTGCCGGACACCAATTCAATTCATGATGTGGAAGCTGATGTTAAGGAGCAGTTGCTCAATAGCCACAGTGAGAAGCTGGCTATTGCGTTTGGGCTCTTGAACACTACTCCTGGTGCCACCATACACATTCGGAAGAATTTACGAGTTTGCGGAGATTGCCATAACGCAACCAAGTACATTTCCCTTGTAACTAGACGGGAGATCATCGTTCGTGATATGCACCGGTTCCATCATTTCAAGAATGGAACATGTTCGTGTGGCGATTATTGGTGA
- the LOC103438572 gene encoding heme A synthase COX15-like produces the protein MSTVASVGIQNKEGWKLLVNGGPHAQKMVGIWLFGSPAWVFSKVILGGITQLTRSGLSMTDWKFTGGGYCLSQMRTGCLNLRSTSSPLSISGVNRGMGTEDFKFIYWMEYAHRMWGRALGIMFALPFSYFLRKGYITLQLGVRLSALFALGAGQGLIGWWMVKSGLEEPPTEYAQPRVSPYRLAAYLTSAFAIYCGLLWTVLSVVMPEPPAESPAWVRGAAKVKRLVLPVSLIVGVTAVSGAFVAGNDAGHAYNTLRRPSASLLKSLPQVAKTI, from the exons ATGTCCACTGTGGCTTCTGTAGGCATTCAAAATAAGGAGGGATGGAAGCTTCTTGTAAATGGAGGACCTCATGCTCAGAAAATGGTTGGCATTTGGCTTTTTGGCTCGCCTGCATGGGTTTTTAGTAAGGTGATACTTGGCGGTATTACACAACTTACACGATCTGGTCTTTCTATGACTGATTGGAAATTTACTGGGGGGGGCTACTGCCTCTCTCAGATGAGGACTGGCTGCTTGAATTTGAGAAGTACAAGCAGTCCCCTGAGTATAAGCGG TGTAAATCGAGGTATGGGTACTGAAGATTTCAAATTTATATATTGGATGGAATATGCACATCGTATGTGGGGAAGGGCTCTGGGTATTATGTTTGCATTGccattctcatattttcttcgTAAGGGGTATATTACCTTACAGCTTGGAGTGAGACTTTCTGCTCTTTTTGCCCTTGGTGCTGGGCAGGGTTTAATTGGCTGGTGGATGGTTAAAAGTGGATTAGAG GAGCCACCAACTGAGTATGCTCAGCCAAGAGTAAGTCCTTACCGTCTTGCAGCTTATCTTACTTCAGCCTTTGCTATATACTGTGGCCTTTTATGGACTGTTCTTTCTGTCGTCATGCCTGAACCACCTGCTGAATCGCCAGCTTGGGTTCGTGGGGCAGCAAAGGTGAAGCGACTTGTCCTCCCTGTAAGCTTAATTGTTGGAGTAACAGCTGTGTCAGGAGCATTTGTTGCCGGGAATGATGCT GGGCATGCCTATAATACCTTGCGTAGGCCATCAGCGTCCCTTCTTAAATCACTGCCTCAAGTTGCAAAGACAATCTAG